In Pseudochaenichthys georgianus unplaced genomic scaffold, fPseGeo1.2 scaffold_1655_arrow_ctg1, whole genome shotgun sequence, the DNA window gttgtggaagagacatggagaagaggggacacatgttgatgtagaagagacatgaagaagaggtgacacatgttgatgtagaagagacatggagaagaggggacacatgttgatgtagaagagacatggagaagaggggacacgtgttgatgtagaagagacatgaagaagagggggacatgttgatgtagaagagacatgaagaagaggggacacatgttggtgtagaagagacatgaagaagaggggacacatgttgatgtagaagagacatggagaagaggggacacatgttgatgtggaagagacatgaagaagaggggacacatgttgatgtagaagagacatgaggaagaggggacacatgttgatgtagaggagacatggagaagaggggacacatgttgatgtggaagagacatggagaagaggggacacatgttgatgtggaagagacatggagaagaggggacacatgttgatgtagaagagacatgaagaagaggggacacatgttgatgtggaagagacatggagaagaggggacacgtgttgatgtggaagagacatggagaagaggggacacatgttgatgtagaagagacatgaagaagaggggacacatgttgatgtagaagagacatggagaagaggggacacatgttgatgtagaagagacatgaagaagaggggacacatgttgatgtggaagagacatggagaagaggggacacatgttgatgtagaagagacatgaagaagaggggacacatgttgatgtggaagagacatgaagaagaggggacacatgttgatgtagaagagacatgaagaagaggggacacatgttgatgtagaagagacatgaagaagaggggacacatgttgatgtagaagagacatgaagaagaggggacacatgttgatgtggaagagacatggagaagtggattttgcataataggtgacctttaagtacagtaacgaagtacttgtactcccccccccccctcacttcctgtctctgtctctgtgtctcagaCCCTGGAGCGCGACCTCCAGGCTGCGGAGCGTCAGTCGGCTCAGGTGCGGCACGTCCACCTGCAGCACCTGGAGCAGCTGTGGGCGCAGCAGCACCAGCAGCTGGAGGTGGAGCAGCAGCAGTGGGAGAGCGTCCTGCAGCTGCTCACCTCCAGGTTCAGCTCCGACAGGTCAGTGTGCCCAGCCTGAGGTTAAAGGTCAACTCTGTGTCGAACGCTAGCCCTCCCATTGGCCCTCAGCAGAGTGGAGAAATGACATATCCCAAAGACGACCATCTCTTGTCTGGCTGTGCTTCTATACAccgtctgaatgtgtgtgtgtgtgtgtgtgtgtatatgtatgtaggTATGTgtgaatatgtatatatgtgtttttgtgtgtgtgtttaagtaGATACATGTGTAGATATTTGTCATTTCAAACAACCCCTATGTActttttcctttttattttatttgactaATTTTGTTCTGTAAAGTGTTTAAAGTAGTGCGTTTCACTGTCGGGGCTGCTGCCTGGACACGCTGAAGAAAAGGCAGGTTTTCCTTTAAATAAATCAGATTACATTTTCTACGGGTAACTAGTAACCCTCCCGACCCTGTGGacagacacacattcagacggaTTCCTTGCTCTAACGTGCGGTCCCGCCTCCGTGTCTTCCAGGGAGCAGATGCTGTCGGAGGTAAAGCAGAAGCAGGACGACCTGAAGGACACGTCGTTCGCTGTGGAGCAGACACACAAAACAGTGATACTGGAAATCGACAAGCTGTACAGCGACAGCATCGCCGCGTACCACAGCGCTCACCACGAGAGGGTAAACACTGAAGCACTCCTCTCTCGCCTGCTTCAGTCAGAGAATACCTAGATCGTAATCTGCCACAGAACCTAAAtagtttttcaaatatattagttacatttttcttcttctcttgcgAGTTACTCTCTaatgttgtttatgtttgcgTGTCCGCGTGTGTGACCCTCCCGTCTGTGCTCAGCTGCAGTCTCTGGGCCTGGAGGACGCGGAGCGGCTGGACCAGATGAAGAGGAAGAACCAGAAGGCGGTGGACGTGGGCTCTGAGAAGGACAGCCTGCCCTACCTGCACGGCATGAAGCAGGGCCTGAAGGACGACGTGAGGAACGTGCAGAGGCTGCAGGTGGAGGAACACAGATattatgtggggggggggggggggggtactctGAGAGGGATTTCTGATTGCTactttaacccttagatgcccgAGTGACTACACTCTTCCATAGCTGGgtcaaaaaggaaaaaaaaagacccacttatggaagcttggggtagaaatacaaaaactacaatttcttcaaatgtaaatttaaatggcacgatatccaaaacatgttttttgaggaatagctggaatatgaaatgataaaaaaaatgcaattacaaagatacttcaagaaaaccagcTCACCGGGTCAACAAAGACCCACTTGTGCATCTGAGGGTTAAGAGGATGAAGTTCCCAAGCATTCCTGATTAAACTTTAGCATTTTGGAGACGGGTGGAGGGGAGGAGGtgtggaggagaggaggggaggaggtgtggaggggtggaggagaggaggggtggaggagaggaggggtggaggagaggaggggtggaggagaggaggtgtggaggggtggaggagaggagggtggAGGGGAGGAGgtgtgggggggaggaggggtggaggagaggaggggaggaggtgtggaggggtggaggagaggagggtggAGGGGAGGAGGTGTGGTGGGGAGGAGgggtggaggagaggaggggaggaggtgtggaggggtggaggagaggagggggggaggagaggaggggaggaggttgtggaggggtggaggagaggagggtggAGGGGAGGAGGTGTGGTGGGGAGGAGGGGTGGAGGtgtggaggagaggaggggaggaggggtggaggagaggaggggaggaggggtggaggagaggaggggaggaggggtggaggagaggaggggtggAGTACTGACATTTGTTTATTATTGACATTTCAGTTTTAGCTGACTGgttttctatttatttatttgtttacttcttgtctgcctgtctgtcggTGAGGGATCTGCGTTGCCATGGTGTTAAGCAGTATTTCATTGTTACTATACCTATTTGTGTATAAAGTGAAGATTTGTTTACCTACTGTTGAGACACGCTCTGAGAGAATAGCTGTATGCTGAAGAACGCAGTAAACAAAGTGAAACCACAtgtggtctcctgctctcaggAAATGGTCATCAACCTCCGCGTGCAGGCGACCTCGAGCCGGACGGAGAACGTCTCGGTGGAGAGAGAGCTGACGGAGGCCAGGGATCAGATGAGGAGCCAGACTCAGGTGCTGCGGGACTATCTGACAGCCAATCAGACGGTGGCGAGGAAACAGCTGACCGATGTCACCATGCAGAGCGACCAAGCCGTCAAGAAACTGCAGGCGGTCATCGCCAGGGTAACAGTCTCACTTCCTGTCGGTCCACAGCTGTCTATTCTTATCCCATAACTTGAAAGATGTTGTGCGATCAAGCTTCTCGTGGGCAAGACACtttcaaaacatgttttttgtatCTGCACTATTTCCTTTGCATACATTCCCCCCCGTGGGGAGATATGGTTTCCCGATTACTGGTGTCTGTGCTGATCCAGGGTCAGAAGGTCTTACGAGTGGCTGAACTGTGTCGTAAGATGGAGAGCGAGCAGAGGACCATCTCTTCACTGATCCCTGCTGAGGAACAGAGGCAGGAGGAGACTGCAGCTGAGGCAGAGGAACCAGGGAAGGAACCAGGGAAGGAACCAGGAAAGGTAGGATGTGATTCAGAGCTAAGGatatcttttctttttgtcgctgcttttaattgaactattcatatcttaaactgcactgtaacttttatccatgtatttttccttaatgtttatttgattagcttttcttttttaatgcttaatgtctttcattttttttttttgtaaagcactttgaattgccttgcgttgaaaagtgctctataaataaacttgccttgcctttccaACATTTCCCTTTATCCACTCAGTCACTAAATCGACATTACTGATGATTGTAGGTATCGATAGTAAAGCCTACAGTATTATCACAACACAAAGGTAATTAAGGTTATCTGGTCAACGGGAGATATTGGGATATCTGACTTTCTCCATATTGCCCAGCTCTACTTTGAATAATAATTAGGGTTCTGACTTTGTTAAACAAAAGTCTATAATccataaatacatttcaaaagttcaACGACTGGAATAATGAAGAAAAAACACATGACTTCCTCTGAAAAACACGGTGATGAATCAAAAGGTGAAATGTTGCCTTCACTGTCCTCTGTGTCTGCAGGAGATGTCAGCGCTGTGTCACGTGACGCTGAGCATGAACTGCTCGCTGCTGCAGAGAGCAGCTCTGAGGAGGAACAGAGACGCTCTGATGGCAGAGAACCAGCAGCTGAGGGTCCTGCTGAGGCAGCACCTGGACGCCATGACACTCGCTGACCACGACCTGGACGAGGCCCACCCTCTGCTCAGCGTGTGCCGCGCCCCCACCACCTCCAAACACCCCGACAACGAGAGGAAATACACCGTCGTCGAGGCCGTCCACGCCGCCAAACACGCGCTGTGACAAAGACTGAGATGATATAAAAAACTTGAGATATTACGAATAGTTTCCGGCATTTATTGTGGAAGTGACTGAAAAGCTGCGTTCAACCACATTTCTATTTCTATTAGGGCTTCTCAattcatcgtattttaatcgcaattacgatgttggcttacgaaaacaacgtaatctaaataaaacgattatttttttcaGTTGGATTAAACTTAAAGTTCGGGGTAattaactgttaaaaacatattgtACACGTTttattcaataaatggatgttttcaaagtaaatggataatcgttttttaataatcgtgatatcaattattgacccaaatagcTAACACACCTAGAGGAGACACACCGTCACCTAGAGGAGACACACCGTCACCTAGAGGAGACACACCGTCACCTAGAGGAAACACACCGTCACCTAGAGGAGACACACCGTCACCTAGAGGAGACACACCGTCACCTAGAGGAAACACACCGTCACCTAGAGGAGACACACCGTCACCTAGAGGAGACACACGTCACCTAGAGGAGACACACCGTCACCTAGAGGAAACACACGTCACCTAGAGGAGACACACCGTCACCTAGAGGAGACACACCGTCACCTAGAGGAGACACACCGTCACCTAGAGGAGACACACCGTCACCTAGAGGAGACACACGTCACCTAGAGGAGACACACCGTCACCTAGAGGAAACACACGTCACCTAGAGGAGACACACCGTCACCTAGAGGAGACACACCGTCACCTAGAGGAGACACACCGTCACCTAGAGGAAACACACCGTCACCTAGAGGAGACACACCGTCACCTAGAGGAGACACACCGTCACCTAGAGGAGACACACCGTCACCTAGAGGAAACACACCGTCACCTAGAGGAGAACACACCGTCACCTAGAGGAGACACCACCGTCACCTAGAGGAAACCCACCGTCACCTAGAGGAGACACACCGTCACCTAGAGGAGACACACGTCACCTAGAGGAGACACACCGTCACCTAGAGGAAACACACGTCACCTAGAGGAGACACACCGTCACCTAGAGGAGACACACCGTCACCTAGAGGAGACACACCGTCACCTAGAGGAGACACACCGTCACCTAGAGGAGACACACCGTCACCTAGAGGAGACACACCGTCACCTAGAGGAGACACACCGTCACCTAGAGGAAACACACGTCACCTAGAGGAGACACACCGTCACCTAGAGGAAACACACCGTCACCTAGAGGAGACACACCGTCACCTAGAGGAAACACACCGTCACCTAGAGGAGACACACCGTCACCTAGAGGAAAACACACCCGTCACCTAGAGGAGACACACCGTCACCTAGAGGAACACACCGTCACCTAGAGGAGACACACCGTCACCTAGAGGAGACACCACCGTCACTAGAGGAGACACACCGTCACCTAGAGGAGACACACCGTCACCTAGAGGAGACACACCGTCACCTAGAGGAGACACACGTCACCTAGAAGTAGAGACACACTCACCTAGAGGAGACACACCGTCACCTAGAGGAGAACACACCGTCACCTAGAGGAGACACACCGTCACCTAGAGGAGACCACACCGTCACCTAGAGGAGACACACCGTCACCTAGAGGAGACACACCGTCACCTAGAGGAGGAACACACCGTCACCTAGAGGAGACACACCGTCACCTAGAGGAGACACACCGTCACCTAGAGGAGACACACCGTCACCTAGAGGAAACACACGTCACCTAGAGGAGACACACCGTCACCTAGAGGATACACACACCGTCACCTAGAGGAGACACACCGTCACCTAGAGGAGACACACCG includes these proteins:
- the ccdc65 gene encoding dynein regulatory complex subunit 2 — translated: TCTPPPPSLPVSVSVSQTLERDLQAAERQSAQVRHVHLQHLEQLWAQQHQQLEVEQQQWESVLQLLTSRFSSDREQMLSEVKQKQDDLKDTSFAVEQTHKTVILEIDKLYSDSIAAYHSAHHERLQSLGLEDAERLDQMKRKNQKAVDVGSEKDSLPYLHGMKQGLKDDVRNVQRLQEMVINLRVQATSSRTENVSVERELTEARDQMRSQTQVLRDYLTANQTVARKQLTDVTMQSDQAVKKLQAVIARGQKVLRVAELCRKMESEQRTISSLIPAEEQRQEETAAEAEEPGKEPGKEPGKEMSALCHVTLSMNCSLLQRAALRRNRDALMAENQQLRVLLRQHLDAMTLADHDLDEAHPLLSVCRAPTTSKHPDNERKYTVVEAVHAAKHAL